A region of Dictyostelium discoideum AX4 chromosome 1 chromosome, whole genome shotgun sequence DNA encodes the following proteins:
- a CDS encoding OTU domain containin protein, producing MVKGNNNNKRGSNNNNNNNNSNNKKLDRQVKASLRKRKERLKHGDESWKRGIVKFQQQLEPFGFIIKDVAGDGNCLFRSIADQLQDAPNEHRKYREAICKYIEKNKDMFAPFIDDEEFESFEEYIQEMREDATWGGHVEIQAASLAYNVNITIHQMDQPRWEIVNHFPPEKNKTIHLSYHNDEHYNSVRPANQSLYPTKSTSSSPVPNFDNKQTFQPSSKGGKNNNNGKNNGKNNGGGSFDYNNNNGSSSFDYNNSGGNSGNFIDDSVYEIMTLTGETSVKNIKEALIDCNYNIEAAVEYLLALSLSKDDSVVENSSSNNFDDNSSVTTTDENEIDENKDDNINTTTTTTTTTTTTTTTTSNNNNNNEKASRNPYKGIKKKENEEKKENQDESNAHLSNKQRKNLKQQQNTKPKREVHHIDRNSIVDDSVVNLGSLNI from the coding sequence aataataaaaaattagatagACAAGTTAAAGCATCattaagaaaaagaaaagagagATTAAAACATGGTGATGAATCATGGAAAAGAGGTATAGTtaaatttcaacaacaattggaACCATTTggatttataattaaagatGTTGCAGGCGAtggtaattgtttatttagaTCAATTGCAGATCAATTACAAGATGCACCCAATGAACATAGGAAATATCGTGAAGCAATTTGTAAATACattgaaaagaataaagaCATGTTTGCACCATTCATTGATGACGAAGAATTTGAATCATTCGAAGAGTACATTCAAGAGATGAGAGAAGATGCAACATGGGGTGGTCATGTTGAAATTCAAGCAGCATCATTGGCTTACAATGTAAATATTACTATACATCAAATGGACCAACCAAGATGGGAAATCGTCAACCATTTCCCACctgaaaaaaacaaaactatTCATTTATCATATCATAATGATGAACATTATAATTCTGTAAGACCTGCAAATCAATCATTATATccaacaaaatcaaccaGTTCTTCACCAGTTccaaattttgataataaacaaaCTTTTCAACCTTCTTCAAAGGGTggtaagaataataataatggtaaaaataatggtaaaaataatggtggtggttcatttgattataataataataatggtagtagttcatttgattataataatagtggtggtaatagtGGAAATTTTATAGACGATTCAGTTTATGAAATTATGACATTAACAGGTGAAACGAgtgtaaaaaatataaaagaagCATTAATCGAttgtaattataatatagAAGCAGCTGTTGAATATTTACTTGCTTTATCATTAAGTAAAGATGATTCAGTTGTTGAAAATAGcagtagtaataattttgatgataatagtaGTGTAACTACTactgatgaaaatgaaattgatgaaaataaagatgataatataaatactaccactacgacaacaactaccactacaactaccaccactactacaagtaataataataataacaatgaaaaAGCTTCAAGAAATCCATATAAAGgtattaaaaagaaagagaatgaagagaaaaaagaaaatcaagatGAAAGTAATGCACATTTAAGTaataaacaaagaaaaaatttaaaacaacaacaaaatacaAAACCAAAGAGAGAAGTTCACCATATTGATAGAAATTCAATCGTTGACGACTCTGTAGTCAATTTGGGTTCTCTaaatatttag